One region of Chlamydia psittaci 6BC genomic DNA includes:
- a CDS encoding type II secretion system protein, with amino-acid sequence MKKQKRKQSITLIEMMVVITLIGIVGGALAFNMRGSIQKGKAFQSEQNCAKVYDILMMEYATGGSSLKEIVDRKESVLEGAAWCKEGKKLLKDAWGEEIIVKINDKGDDLIVFSQRAAGTNRKDG; translated from the coding sequence ATGAAAAAACAAAAACGTAAACAATCCATCACATTGATTGAAATGATGGTTGTGATCACATTGATCGGGATTGTTGGTGGAGCTTTAGCTTTTAATATGCGCGGTAGCATTCAAAAAGGAAAAGCTTTCCAATCGGAGCAAAACTGTGCCAAGGTGTACGACATCTTAATGATGGAATATGCCACAGGAGGATCTTCTTTAAAAGAGATCGTAGACCGTAAAGAATCCGTTCTTGAAGGAGCTGCATGGTGTAAAGAAGGGAAAAAATTATTGAAAGACGCCTGGGGTGAAGAAATCATTGTGAAGATCAATGACAAAGGTGATGACTTGATAGTTTTTTCACAGCGAGCAGCAGGAACAAATAGAAAGGATGGGTAG
- a CDS encoding DUF1494 domain-containing protein, protein MEVLVSITLFAVLFSVLGFWQRHMFCSTKRDEKVYKTFLQENYAYKQLRTLFRATSQIEEVPGALCSVVFDRGVYRDPDLAGEVGGSLYYHKEEGRLELHIRSLRNHGKVETSLLLDNVSQVAIVPRGSDPELPERMQMVIHRHFPKSTERVLTYQFALGK, encoded by the coding sequence ATGGAGGTTTTGGTATCCATCACCCTATTCGCTGTGCTATTCAGTGTTTTAGGGTTTTGGCAAAGGCACATGTTTTGCTCTACCAAACGTGATGAGAAGGTATATAAAACCTTTTTACAGGAAAACTACGCGTATAAGCAACTGCGGACTCTATTCCGCGCTACATCTCAAATAGAAGAGGTCCCGGGAGCGCTGTGTTCTGTAGTTTTTGATCGTGGAGTATACCGGGATCCTGATCTTGCCGGAGAAGTCGGGGGCTCTCTATACTATCATAAAGAGGAGGGAAGACTAGAACTTCACATACGCAGTTTAAGAAATCACGGTAAGGTAGAAACCTCTTTACTTTTAGATAACGTCTCCCAAGTGGCTATTGTTCCTCGGGGTAGTGATCCAGAGCTTCCTGAGAGGATGCAAATGGTCATCCATCGCCATTTTCCTAAGAGTACTGAGCGCGTGTTGACATATCAATTTGCCTTGGGGAAATAA
- a CDS encoding EscT/YscT/HrcT family type III secretion system export apparatus protein, with protein sequence MAISLPELVSVFDSKYLDYILQKPPAYVWSVFLLLLSRLLPIFAIVPFLGGKLFPAPIKIGIALSWVAIIFPKVLMSTHIANYLDDDMFYILIVKEICIGTLIGFILSFPFYAAQSAGSFITNQQGIQGLEGATSLISIEQTSPHGIFYHYFVTIVFWLSGGHRIVLTILLQSLEVIPIHKFLPMEMMSLDAPIWVALIKMCQLCLIMTIQLSAPAAVAMLMSDLFLGIINRMAPQVQVIYLLSALKAFMGLLFLTLAWWFIVKQIDYFTLAWFKETPIMLLGSNPKVL encoded by the coding sequence ATGGCAATCTCTTTACCAGAGCTTGTTTCTGTTTTTGATTCTAAATACCTTGATTACATTTTGCAAAAGCCTCCAGCCTATGTTTGGAGTGTCTTTTTGCTGCTTTTGTCTAGGTTACTGCCTATATTTGCTATAGTTCCCTTCCTTGGGGGAAAACTCTTCCCCGCACCAATTAAAATTGGCATTGCGCTTTCCTGGGTCGCCATCATCTTTCCTAAAGTACTAATGAGCACCCATATAGCCAATTATCTTGACGACGATATGTTCTATATTCTCATTGTCAAAGAGATCTGTATTGGTACGTTAATCGGTTTTATTCTTTCTTTTCCTTTTTATGCTGCACAATCTGCAGGATCCTTTATCACTAACCAACAAGGTATTCAGGGTTTAGAAGGAGCGACATCGTTAATTTCTATTGAGCAAACCTCACCTCATGGGATCTTCTATCACTATTTTGTGACTATAGTGTTCTGGTTATCAGGTGGACATAGAATTGTCTTAACGATTTTACTACAATCTCTAGAGGTCATTCCTATTCATAAATTTCTCCCTATGGAGATGATGTCTCTAGATGCTCCTATTTGGGTTGCCTTAATTAAAATGTGCCAGCTATGTCTTATTATGACGATTCAGCTTAGTGCTCCAGCAGCTGTAGCTATGCTCATGTCTGACTTGTTCTTAGGAATTATTAATAGAATGGCTCCACAAGTGCAGGTTATTTATCTCCTTTCTGCCTTGAAAGCATTCATGGGTCTATTATTCCTGACTCTTGCTTGGTGGTTCATAGTCAAACAAATCGACTACTTCACACTAGCATGGTTTAAAGAAACACCGATCATGCTTCTCGGATCCAACCCTAAAGTCCTTTAG
- a CDS encoding type II secretion system F family protein has product MPRYRYTYLNAKERRKQDWIEALHLQEAREKLAQQGVQLLSIREVPPRRVRLKNSELIIFSRQMLLLLRSGLPLYETLSSLRDQYQGQALSGLLTVFMENLRGGGSLSQAMAMYPGIFDNFYRSAVLAGESVGNLEGCLQNIIIVLEEREQMTKKLTAALSYPIVLLVFSLVVILFFLTGVIPSLKETFENMEPNTLTSIVFGLSDFVCKYKYLILGLLGSGIVSIIATRRKPFWKRWCESALFSMPGVKNFFVKLGFSRFCSVVSAILRGGGTLIEGLELGCGAVPYDVLREDMRQMIHAVIEGSSLSKELAKRPWVPKLALGMVALGEESGDLADVLGHVAHIYNEDIQKTLTWITSWCQPVILVFLGGIIGIIMLAILIPLTSNIQIL; this is encoded by the coding sequence ATGCCAAGATATCGCTACACCTACCTTAATGCTAAAGAGCGGCGTAAACAAGACTGGATAGAAGCACTACATCTTCAAGAAGCGAGAGAAAAACTTGCTCAACAGGGTGTACAACTTTTGTCTATTCGAGAAGTTCCTCCTCGTCGTGTACGATTAAAAAATAGTGAATTGATCATTTTCTCAAGACAAATGCTACTTCTTCTTCGTTCGGGGTTGCCTTTATACGAAACGCTATCTTCACTTCGAGATCAATATCAAGGACAGGCGCTGTCCGGCTTGCTGACAGTGTTTATGGAAAACCTTCGTGGAGGAGGATCATTGTCACAGGCAATGGCAATGTATCCAGGGATTTTTGACAATTTTTATCGCAGTGCTGTTCTTGCTGGAGAAAGTGTAGGCAACCTAGAAGGGTGTTTGCAAAACATCATCATAGTTTTAGAAGAACGTGAGCAAATGACTAAAAAGCTCACAGCGGCGCTGAGCTATCCGATAGTTTTGTTAGTATTTTCTCTAGTTGTGATTCTCTTTTTCCTTACAGGGGTGATTCCTTCGTTGAAAGAGACATTTGAAAATATGGAGCCCAACACGCTGACTTCTATAGTATTCGGTCTTAGCGATTTCGTGTGTAAATACAAGTATCTTATACTAGGTCTTTTAGGATCGGGAATAGTGAGCATCATAGCTACACGACGCAAACCCTTCTGGAAAAGATGGTGCGAGAGCGCTTTATTTTCTATGCCTGGAGTGAAGAATTTCTTTGTCAAATTGGGATTTAGTAGGTTCTGCTCTGTAGTTTCGGCGATTCTTCGTGGTGGTGGAACCTTGATAGAGGGATTAGAGCTTGGCTGTGGAGCTGTTCCCTATGACGTACTACGTGAAGATATGCGACAAATGATACACGCTGTCATAGAAGGGAGTTCTCTAAGCAAAGAGTTGGCAAAAAGACCCTGGGTGCCGAAATTAGCCTTGGGGATGGTTGCTTTGGGGGAGGAATCCGGAGATCTTGCTGATGTTCTCGGCCATGTCGCCCATATTTATAATGAAGATATTCAAAAAACACTCACCTGGATAACCTCGTGGTGCCAGCCAGTGATTCTTGTGTTTCTTGGGGGAATTATCGGGATAATTATGTTGGCAATCCTTATCCCATTAACAAGCAATATTCAAATTTTATAG
- a CDS encoding GspE/PulE family protein has translation MGGKSLLSQELLNALPYSFLKKHCLLPLEEQENGIKMAYASSTSLMAKDEVQLLIKKPVLFILKDETEILKSLQKIYSNLEGKASDMLLSMKEGEISQVSEEEDLLENTDAVPVVRFLNLILKEAIEERTSDIHFEPLEDSLRIRYRIDGVLHDRLSPPAHLRSALITRIKVLAKMDIAEHRLPQDGRIKIQIGGQEIDMRVSTVPVIHGERVVLRILDKRNVILDISGLHMPKNIEKSFKEVIAVPEGILLVTGPTGSGKTTTLYSVIQHLSGPFANIMTIEDPPEYKLAGIAQIAVKPKIGLSFACGLRHLLRQDPDVLMVGEIRDQETAEIAIQAALTGHLVVSTLHTNDAISAIPRLLDMGVEPYLLSATILGVVAQRLVRKICPNCKERCAASVQEQAFLHSIGIDADVPLYCGKGCAQCFRSGYKGRQGIYEFLHPDAALRSEIAMHKPYHVLREYAEQKGFQPLLQHGVALALSGETTLSEVFRVTKRYD, from the coding sequence ATGGGCGGTAAGTCTTTACTCTCTCAAGAGCTTCTTAATGCTCTACCCTATAGCTTTCTAAAAAAACACTGTTTACTGCCATTAGAAGAGCAGGAAAACGGCATAAAGATGGCTTATGCAAGCTCTACCTCTCTTATGGCGAAAGATGAGGTGCAGCTGCTTATAAAGAAGCCTGTGCTTTTTATCCTTAAGGATGAAACAGAGATCTTAAAAAGTTTACAAAAGATCTATTCGAATTTAGAAGGGAAGGCTTCTGACATGCTGTTAAGCATGAAAGAAGGGGAAATCTCTCAAGTAAGTGAAGAGGAAGATCTTTTAGAAAATACAGATGCTGTTCCTGTAGTGCGTTTTTTAAATCTCATTTTAAAAGAAGCTATAGAAGAGCGTACCTCGGATATTCATTTTGAACCTTTGGAAGATTCTTTGCGCATACGCTATCGTATCGATGGAGTCTTACACGATCGTCTTTCTCCGCCTGCACATCTACGTTCGGCTTTGATCACTAGGATTAAAGTTTTGGCAAAGATGGACATAGCAGAGCATCGTCTGCCGCAAGATGGAAGAATAAAAATCCAAATAGGTGGTCAGGAAATTGACATGCGTGTGAGTACGGTTCCTGTGATCCATGGAGAGCGTGTTGTCCTGAGGATTTTAGATAAGCGTAATGTGATTCTCGATATCTCTGGATTGCACATGCCTAAGAATATCGAAAAGTCTTTTAAAGAGGTCATTGCTGTTCCTGAGGGTATCCTCTTAGTGACAGGACCCACAGGAAGCGGAAAAACCACAACTTTGTATAGTGTGATACAGCATCTTTCCGGTCCTTTTGCCAACATTATGACCATAGAAGATCCTCCTGAATACAAGTTGGCAGGAATAGCTCAGATTGCTGTGAAGCCTAAAATTGGTTTGTCTTTTGCATGTGGCTTAAGACATTTGCTTCGTCAGGATCCTGATGTTTTAATGGTTGGGGAGATTCGTGATCAGGAGACAGCAGAAATAGCGATACAGGCGGCACTCACGGGACACCTTGTTGTTAGTACATTGCATACTAACGACGCAATTTCTGCGATCCCCCGCCTTTTAGATATGGGAGTAGAACCCTATTTACTTTCGGCAACAATTCTCGGTGTTGTAGCGCAAAGGTTGGTAAGGAAAATTTGTCCCAACTGTAAGGAGCGTTGTGCAGCAAGTGTTCAGGAACAGGCGTTTCTACACTCTATAGGTATTGATGCCGATGTGCCGTTATATTGTGGAAAGGGATGTGCTCAGTGTTTCCGTTCAGGATATAAGGGTCGTCAGGGAATTTACGAATTCTTACACCCTGATGCAGCCTTGCGTTCAGAAATAGCTATGCACAAGCCCTATCATGTGTTGCGAGAATATGCCGAACAGAAAGGATTTCAACCTTTATTACAACATGGTGTTGCTCTAGCTCTTTCAGGAGAGACGACTTTGTCGGAAGTGTTCCGTGTTACGAAACGGTATGATTAA
- the sctS gene encoding type III secretion system export apparatus subunit SctS, with the protein MIALAASFKSMLFEYSYQSLLLILIISAPPIILASIVGIMVAIFQAATQIQEQTFAFAIKLVVIFGTLMISGGWLSNMIFRFASQIFQNFYKWK; encoded by the coding sequence GTGATAGCACTTGCCGCAAGCTTTAAATCCATGCTCTTTGAGTATTCATATCAGTCACTGTTACTGATTTTGATTATCTCTGCGCCTCCTATTATCCTTGCCTCTATTGTTGGTATCATGGTTGCAATTTTCCAAGCAGCAACACAAATTCAAGAACAAACATTTGCCTTTGCAATTAAGCTCGTTGTTATTTTTGGCACCTTGATGATTTCCGGGGGATGGCTAAGCAATATGATTTTCCGTTTTGCTTCTCAAATCTTCCAAAACTTTTATAAATGGAAATAA
- a CDS encoding secretin N-terminal domain-containing protein, with protein sequence MRFWRTPLVYFLGLSGLACCTPGLALTVAEKAASLEKSKDSIDNSPGLASFNADMKEYNLQLKSLYEEAAALRASGCEDEARWKELLNKLTDVKNHIKRIENLWSAEIRERGENPDDYALWHHPEATIYNLVSDYGEDNVIYLVPQDIGSIKVSSLSKFTVPKEGFEECLTQLLSRLGIGIRQISPWIKELYTTRKEGCGVAGVFSSRKDLDLLPSTSYIGYVLNSKNIDVRADQHILRKFANLDTMHIDAFGGKLWVFGSVGEIHELLKIYDFIQEDSVRQEYRVVPLTKIEASEMISILKAAFREDITREGDEEGLGLKVVPLQHQGRSLFLSGTAALVHQAIDLIKDLEEGIENPTDKTVFWYSVKHSDPQELAVLLSQVHDVFSGKEGGIPSSSEAILREAASTISIDTTSVGSVKEGSVKYGNFIADSKTGTLIMVVEKEALPRIKMLLKKLDVPKKMVRIEVLLFERKLSSQRKAGLNLLRLGEEVCKKSSSAISWTSSGILEFLFKGNTGASLVPGYDLAYQFLMAQEDVRINASPSVVTMNQTPARIAIVEEMSIAVSADKEKAQYNRAQYGIMIKMLPVINVGDEDGKSYITLETDITFDTTGKNANERPDVTRRNITNKVRIPDGETVIIGGLRCKHASDSQDGIPFLGEIPGVGKLFGMNSTADSQTEMFVFITPKILDNPIEKKERHEEAILSSRPGENTEFRQALLAGEEAAKAAHKKLELISAIELPASQVQGLEYDGR encoded by the coding sequence ATGCGTTTTTGGCGTACTCCTTTAGTTTATTTCTTGGGATTGTCGGGTTTAGCTTGTTGCACTCCCGGCCTAGCTCTAACCGTTGCGGAAAAAGCCGCTTCTTTAGAAAAATCCAAAGATTCCATAGATAATTCCCCAGGTTTGGCTTCATTTAACGCAGACATGAAGGAATATAACCTTCAGTTAAAGAGTCTTTATGAAGAGGCCGCTGCTTTACGTGCATCAGGTTGTGAAGATGAAGCTCGATGGAAAGAGCTTTTAAATAAGCTCACGGATGTAAAAAATCACATTAAGCGTATCGAAAATCTTTGGTCTGCGGAAATTCGTGAACGAGGAGAAAATCCCGACGATTATGCTTTGTGGCATCACCCCGAGGCTACGATTTATAATTTGGTTTCAGACTATGGTGAGGATAATGTAATTTATCTGGTGCCTCAAGACATCGGTTCAATCAAAGTTTCTTCATTATCAAAATTCACTGTTCCCAAAGAGGGTTTTGAAGAATGCTTGACGCAGTTGCTCTCTCGTCTTGGAATTGGCATACGCCAGATCAGCCCGTGGATTAAAGAGCTCTATACAACGCGCAAGGAGGGGTGTGGAGTTGCTGGTGTTTTCTCTTCTAGGAAGGATTTAGACTTACTCCCTTCTACCTCCTACATTGGTTATGTATTAAATTCTAAGAATATTGATGTACGTGCGGATCAGCATATTTTAAGAAAGTTTGCTAATCTTGATACCATGCATATTGATGCGTTTGGAGGGAAGTTGTGGGTTTTTGGCTCTGTTGGAGAAATTCATGAGCTGCTTAAAATCTACGACTTTATTCAAGAAGATAGTGTGCGTCAGGAATATCGCGTTGTTCCTTTAACCAAGATAGAAGCTTCCGAAATGATTTCTATACTTAAAGCGGCATTTCGAGAAGATATTACCAGAGAGGGTGATGAAGAAGGACTTGGGCTTAAAGTTGTTCCTCTGCAACATCAAGGGCGTTCTTTATTTTTAAGTGGCACCGCAGCTTTAGTACATCAAGCGATAGATTTGATTAAGGATCTTGAAGAAGGCATAGAGAATCCTACAGATAAAACAGTCTTTTGGTATAGCGTTAAGCACTCCGATCCTCAAGAATTAGCGGTCTTATTATCACAAGTACACGATGTGTTCTCTGGTAAGGAGGGAGGGATCCCTTCATCTTCTGAAGCTATCCTTCGGGAAGCTGCCTCTACAATAAGTATCGATACCACTTCAGTGGGTTCTGTAAAAGAGGGGTCTGTAAAATATGGAAATTTTATAGCAGATTCTAAAACAGGAACTTTGATCATGGTTGTAGAGAAAGAAGCTCTGCCCAGAATCAAAATGCTATTAAAAAAGCTCGACGTTCCTAAAAAAATGGTGCGTATAGAGGTTTTGCTGTTTGAAAGAAAGCTTTCTAGCCAACGTAAGGCTGGATTAAATCTTTTACGCCTGGGAGAAGAAGTTTGTAAAAAATCCTCTTCTGCTATCTCTTGGACAAGCTCAGGGATTTTAGAGTTTCTTTTTAAAGGGAATACAGGGGCTTCTTTAGTTCCTGGTTATGATCTTGCCTATCAGTTTCTCATGGCTCAAGAAGATGTGCGTATCAATGCCAGCCCTTCTGTAGTTACCATGAACCAAACGCCTGCAAGAATAGCGATTGTAGAAGAGATGTCCATAGCTGTTTCTGCGGATAAAGAAAAAGCCCAGTACAACCGTGCGCAATATGGTATCATGATCAAAATGCTCCCTGTAATCAATGTGGGGGATGAAGACGGGAAAAGCTATATTACTTTAGAGACAGACATCACTTTTGACACAACTGGGAAAAATGCTAACGAGCGTCCTGATGTCACGCGACGTAATATTACCAACAAGGTACGTATTCCTGATGGAGAGACAGTAATCATCGGAGGATTGCGTTGTAAGCACGCTTCGGACTCTCAAGATGGCATTCCATTTCTTGGGGAGATCCCTGGTGTAGGGAAGCTGTTTGGTATGAACTCTACAGCAGATAGCCAAACAGAAATGTTTGTATTTATTACACCGAAAATTTTAGATAATCCTATAGAAAAAAAAGAACGCCATGAAGAAGCGATTCTTTCTTCACGTCCTGGAGAAAATACAGAATTTCGCCAGGCATTGCTTGCTGGAGAAGAAGCTGCTAAGGCGGCTCATAAAAAATTAGAACTCATTTCTGCTATAGAATTACCCGCGTCTCAAGTACAGGGGCTAGAGTACGATGGGCGGTAA
- the sctR gene encoding type III secretion system export apparatus subunit SctR, whose product MRFIFRTFLCMFILIAPWCLADNGLYDTSCSSRCNSPKPTELPVVSQQPEVKKTYPQPTFRERVTADDVLPREHLSEGSFSDTYPDLTTQAVILIFLALSPFLMMLLTSYLKIIITLVLLRNALGVQQTPPSQVLNGIALILSIYVMFPTGVAMYNDARKEIQGNAIPRDLFSAEGAETVFVALNKSKEPLRSFLIRNTPKSQIQSFYKISQKTFPPEIREHMTASDFVIVIPAFIMGQIKNAFEIGVLIYLPFFVIDLVTANVLVAMQMMMLSPLSISLPLKLLLVVMVDGWTLLLQGLMISFK is encoded by the coding sequence ATGCGTTTCATTTTTCGTACTTTCCTGTGTATGTTTATCTTGATCGCACCGTGGTGTCTTGCAGATAACGGATTATACGATACCTCTTGTTCGTCTCGTTGTAACTCCCCTAAACCTACAGAGTTGCCTGTTGTTTCTCAACAACCTGAAGTAAAAAAAACTTACCCGCAACCTACATTTCGAGAAAGAGTCACAGCTGATGATGTTCTTCCTCGGGAACACCTGTCCGAAGGAAGTTTTTCCGATACCTATCCTGATCTGACTACTCAAGCAGTCATCTTAATTTTCCTTGCATTATCACCGTTCCTGATGATGCTGCTCACATCATATTTGAAAATTATCATTACTCTAGTTCTGTTAAGAAACGCTTTGGGTGTACAGCAAACTCCCCCCAGCCAGGTCCTTAACGGGATAGCCTTAATTCTTTCTATTTATGTGATGTTCCCTACCGGAGTTGCTATGTACAACGACGCTAGGAAAGAAATTCAAGGCAATGCGATCCCTAGAGATTTATTCTCAGCAGAAGGAGCAGAAACAGTTTTTGTCGCACTAAATAAATCCAAAGAACCGTTACGGTCATTTTTAATACGCAATACGCCAAAAAGTCAGATCCAAAGTTTTTATAAGATTTCTCAAAAAACATTTCCCCCAGAAATCCGAGAACATATGACTGCTTCGGATTTTGTGATTGTCATTCCTGCTTTTATTATGGGGCAGATTAAAAATGCTTTTGAAATAGGCGTTCTCATTTACCTACCGTTCTTTGTAATAGATTTGGTAACAGCCAACGTGTTGGTAGCTATGCAAATGATGATGCTTTCGCCATTATCTATTTCGCTACCTTTAAAATTACTTCTTGTTGTGATGGTGGATGGTTGGACGTTATTACTTCAAGGTCTCATGATTAGCTTTAAATAG